The Astatotilapia calliptera chromosome 19, fAstCal1.2, whole genome shotgun sequence DNA segment GTGGGTCatattgaataaaaactgaaatttgttTTCTAAATCTTTGTCATGATAGGTTTCAAAACGGAGGATTATCTTATTAACAACTGGTTAGCTAATGAGCCAACTGTTTACAATGAGACCTTTAGAAATGATTGGATGATGTCACGGTAGATGCGTCTGCTTGTTATACCATCTGTGATTTTAAATTAGCATAACAGGTCCCCTTTAAAACGATTAGTAGTGTTTTTAACAGAGACACAGTCAAAGCTACACATTAGGCTGATTTATCGCCAcaaactgcagctttaaagagTCGTGAAAACCTTGCACTTGATAGGATGATGGAGCAACATCAGATGCACAAGGAGAGGGAGCGACGGACGTCAGGATCAGGTGAGGTTTagacaaacacacccacaccctcATATATAAACATGCACTCTTTTTGACACTCgcgctcacactcacacactaacAGGAAGCTCTAGAGACCAAAATGAATGGAAGGGTTTGTATTCACCTAGCTACACAAACATTTTACTGACTCTGGCTGTCAGTAAACAAACTGTTTGCCCCGCTTtttgcgtttttgtttttttgtttttttccattacatGATGGACGTTATCGCCATTTAGTCAGGCAAAGCACACTTTACTTTCCCAGAGCAAACAAGTGATTTCATCATTAATACATAGCAGAGATTCCATGCTAGCAGGTCCTAGAGGTAAATAGGCTTCCCCAGTGTGGTTTGTGTTAGTGTTTCCCCCCTTAGTTTCAACCACGACTCCCCAGTCTGTATGCCCTTATGCTTTTTTGAACCCATGCACACATATAAATGTTCAAGTCTGCCTGTTAAATATCCATACAGACTTAAACATCCTCCTTTTGTCCCTGCCGCCACCGGCAATATCAGTGCTCCCCTGCCCCTGCAACATGCTCTACTGCCATCTCTTTCTTCCAGCTACTGTTGGGGGGGGGAAATGCCATATGCTTTCCGATCATGGCTCAGTCATGTTGCATTCTGCTGCTTGTTCTTTTTACAATATTTTGATTCTTTCTTATTTGCTATTGGCTTCTGTTTTTTGGACTGCTCCTGATTTTCTCATCATTACTTGCTTGGTTGCTCAGTTGGTTGCTTTTCATTCTTCTCACGTTtatctcttttctgttttcctttgtttgttgCCCTCCTTCGTCTgcatctcctcctcttcctcctcctctctctctctcctctctctgtctttctctctctgcccgTCACAGTCGTTTCCACTCTCCAATATAAAGTGTCCACCCCTCCCATCCACCCAGACACTCCTCCCGAGTACAGACATTACAGAGCTAGCACACTGCCACCCTCCTACGTCCGCGtggcatcctcctctcctcccaccTCCGCCTCCATGTCTCCCTCTCAGGAGAAGGAGGCGGGAGCCGCTAGGGACAAGGCCCAGCTCTCCTCCCAGCTCTCCACCTCGCTCGCATCAGCCTTTTCCCCAGTCCAGGCAGGAGTGACCACCCAGGGCCGACAGGTCCGTCAGATCcccctatctccacccaccgcAGCCCGCCACCTTCACcttcaacagcaacaacagcaacaagacACCATGCTGCCCCCTAAACACGGCACCTGGTCTGCTTCACACTTGCAGCAAATGTACGCCCAGTTTCCCCAGTCCTCGTCCCCCCCAGTAATGATGGCCATGCCGGTGAAGCAGGGTTTGCCCCCGCAGCCGGTCCTCCCGGTGGCTCACCCCCTCCCACCTGTAAGCACTAGGATGAAGCCCCCACCTTTCGATCCCAATACCGTTACAACCCCTCACCAATACCCTCAGCACCACCCACACCCTCACTCCAACGGCCAGCCAGACGATTCCTACTCCCCTCATTCTCAGCACCTGCCACTCACACCACAGTACTGCGAGGCCATCCCACTGCCCCCTCTCACAAGTCAGACACCCCCAGGCCCTCCCCCCAGCCACCAGCCCCAGTACCCATCCACTTTCcacccacagcagcagcaacaacaacagcatcagcagcagcaggtgtacCACCAGCAGGCCCAGccccctaccaccaccaccacctcttcctcctcctcctcgccccCCTCTTACACTGCCATGTCTGACGGGGGCTCGCCCAAGAAGACCCCCTCCCCTGTCCCCCAGCCAACCCCCATGACCAGCAGCAGTAAGTATGAGGAGGAGAGCGGAGGAGGTAGTCCCTCAGCAGAGGGACATGTTTACATAGTGTGTGTAAatagtgtatgtgtatgtgtgtgtgtagaataGGTTGTTAAATGCACCACACCTGCACTGTTAGAcaagaacatgaaaaatatatGTGTGGTATCAGCAGTTAAAGCCCAAACACACCCAGAGGTCCACCCACAGTTTTCTCACAGGGTGTCATCAGACTACTTCTCAGGATTGCTAGGGTGTGAACGTAGTCTGCTTAATCTGTGTAAAGCTGTCCCACTTACAGGGCGAGACGTGCAGTGCTGTCCAGTCGTTTTAGGCACTAAAAGTAAAGAgaagatattttaatatgacaCGGATTCATCcatttagaaaacaaaacaaaacgtcaCCTTCTGCCTTTAAAACAACCAAGTTCTCCTTTCGCACTCTCACACATTTTCACTGTGCTTGGCAGGAATGTTTTCAAATCTTGCATAACTCTCCGCACTCCTTCTGCCATTATAAGCTCTCTCGGTTGCTTCAGCCTCTTTATTCCCGACTCACAGCGATCCGCTCCACAGTATGTTTAGGATTGATGTCATTCTAACCGAACAAATTCCCTGTTGGTATCTTATGATTGATATAAGTCTAAACTGCCTAAAACCTTTGCACAGTGCTGCTCACAATGAGTCATGTGTTATTAGTGCTATTGGTTTTATGACAGTGTAATTCCCAGGAGAACTTCAACCAACTTCCGTCTCACCAGGTATATAATCAAGCAGAAATGTAATATACTTGTGTAGGTGTGCAGAGCCTTTAAGACAAACATTTACGCGcctctttttataaatatacatatttccGTCAATGTAGCtcaatgcagcagaacaatagGCCTTTGCTGCTGACAATTTCTTCAAGATTCCCAGCAAATCATGCTTCACACAGTTACAGCGCACAACCCTAAAATTGAAGAAACACAGGAATTCAGGATTGTATTGACCTGAAGTCGTTCCTGCTGTGCAGGTTTTTCACTTTGCCTGATTTGACTATCTGCCGTTAtcaaacaaaatacatttgaagCTACTGTCAGATCTTTGGTTTTATTCCTGGTCCTGGAATTATTCAAAGCCTGTAGGAAAATTTAAAGCATACCTCTATCATCAGCTGGCTTTCACATAACCTTCccacaaaataaatatatatatatatatatatatatatatatatatatatatatatatatatatatatatatatatatatatatatatatatatatatatatgtcaggCCCCCAACCTTTAATCAGGATTTAATCTTACTCCTCCCAAGTGTTCTCATCTCTGCACGTAACCCATCTCTGCTTTCTATTGCACCTCCTTCAGCCGCAGCTCCAGCACCTATGGCTGGTCCTCcagccccaccaccaccacctggtCCACCACCCCCAATGGCCGTGCCGCCACCCATGCcccctccattacccgctggtgGAGGGCCTCCTGGTGGCCCACCTGGGGTCCAACACCAACCCTCAGGACTGGCTGCGGCACTGGCTGGAGCCAAGCTACGTAAAGTGAATAGGGTGAGCCTCCCTGCTTTAGTCTGAGGAGGTTCAGACTAAAGCAAGGGAATGTTATTAGCATATTTTAGGCAGAAAGGTTCCACCTACCCCCAcgggagaaaaaaaggaaacctgTTTTgtaatgtgtctgtgtttaggaTGAGAGCAGCCCTCCTGGTTCTAGTGGCAAAAGTGACTCCAACCGGTCTAGCGGTGGCAGTGGCGGCGGAGGGGAGGGACTGATGCAGGAGATGAATGCCTTACTAGCACGCAGGTCAAACAACtttctaaacacacacaaactttttACCCCTTCACCTGTCAGATCATGCAGTGACACAGAAACCTGTTCCGTTagcctttttgttttccttacaGTAAATATCTATcgaaaaaaatgtttctgggTTCGTATCATATCCGTGTCACAATCTATTCATACTAGTTTCTGAATTCTCACTGAAAGCTCACTCTTTTTACACAGTTTCCTcattcccttttctcttttagaCGAAAAGCTTCTGAGAAACCTGATGAAGTAAGTTTTGTGCTTAAAGATATAGCTCAACATTTTTGGGAATTTC contains these protein-coding regions:
- the evla gene encoding enah/Vasp-like a isoform X3, with the translated sequence MSEQSICQARASVMVYDDASKKWVPIKPGQQGFSRINIYHNTANNTFRVVGVKLQDQQVVINYSIVKGLKYNQATPTFHQWRDARQVYGLNFASKEEATTFSNAMLFALNVLSSPDSGGPVVQRQNGPSSDENEAQRRMMEQHQMHKERERRTSGSVVSTLQYKVSTPPIHPDTPPEYRHYRASTLPPSYVRVASSSPPTSASMSPSQEKEAGAARDKAQLSSQLSTSLASAFSPVQAGVTTQGRQVRQIPLSPPTAARHLHLQQQQQQQDTMLPPKHGTWSASHLQQMYAQFPQSSSPPVMMAMPVKQGLPPQPVLPVAHPLPPVSTRMKPPPFDPNTVTTPHQYPQHHPHPHSNGQPDDSYSPHSQHLPLTPQYCEAIPLPPLTSQTPPGPPPSHQPQYPSTFHPQQQQQQQHQQQQVYHQQAQPPTTTTTSSSSSSPPSYTAMSDGGSPKKTPSPVPQPTPMTSSTAAPAPMAGPPAPPPPPGPPPPMAVPPPMPPPLPAGGGPPGGPPGVQHQPSGLAAALAGAKLRKVNRDESSPPGSSGKSDSNRSSGGSGGGGEGLMQEMNALLARRRKASEKPDEDDSGGRGSGQQNSTDAVKRPWERSNSAEKSSLVSRVRPIGSTSEADTEFDRMKQEILDEVVRELHKVKDEIINAIRQEIGRISTS
- the evla gene encoding enah/Vasp-like a isoform X1, whose product is MDIHRLQALRYCLPQSVSDSGLFYSHIAASEQSICQARASVMVYDDASKKWVPIKPGQQGFSRINIYHNTANNTFRVVGVKLQDQQVVINYSIVKGLKYNQATPTFHQWRDARQVYGLNFASKEEATTFSNAMLFALNVLSSPDSGGPVVQRQNGPSSDENEAQRRMMEQHQMHKERERRTSGSVVSTLQYKVSTPPIHPDTPPEYRHYRASTLPPSYVRVASSSPPTSASMSPSQEKEAGAARDKAQLSSQLSTSLASAFSPVQAGVTTQGRQVRQIPLSPPTAARHLHLQQQQQQQDTMLPPKHGTWSASHLQQMYAQFPQSSSPPVMMAMPVKQGLPPQPVLPVAHPLPPVSTRMKPPPFDPNTVTTPHQYPQHHPHPHSNGQPDDSYSPHSQHLPLTPQYCEAIPLPPLTSQTPPGPPPSHQPQYPSTFHPQQQQQQQHQQQQVYHQQAQPPTTTTTSSSSSSPPSYTAMSDGGSPKKTPSPVPQPTPMTSSTAAPAPMAGPPAPPPPPGPPPPMAVPPPMPPPLPAGGGPPGGPPGVQHQPSGLAAALAGAKLRKVNRDESSPPGSSGKSDSNRSSGGSGGGGEGLMQEMNALLARRRKASEKPDEDDSGGRGSGQQNSTDAVKRPWERSNSAEKSSLVSRVRPIGSTSEADTEFDRMKQEILDEVVRELHKVKDEIINAIRQEIGRISTS
- the evla gene encoding enah/Vasp-like a isoform X4 → MITPEVSPGVLRQVSSAIIILSPVVQRQNGPSSDENEAQRRMMEQHQMHKERERRTSGSVVSTLQYKVSTPPIHPDTPPEYRHYRASTLPPSYVRVASSSPPTSASMSPSQEKEAGAARDKAQLSSQLSTSLASAFSPVQAGVTTQGRQVRQIPLSPPTAARHLHLQQQQQQQDTMLPPKHGTWSASHLQQMYAQFPQSSSPPVMMAMPVKQGLPPQPVLPVAHPLPPVSTRMKPPPFDPNTVTTPHQYPQHHPHPHSNGQPDDSYSPHSQHLPLTPQYCEAIPLPPLTSQTPPGPPPSHQPQYPSTFHPQQQQQQQHQQQQVYHQQAQPPTTTTTSSSSSSPPSYTAMSDGGSPKKTPSPVPQPTPMTSSTAAPAPMAGPPAPPPPPGPPPPMAVPPPMPPPLPAGGGPPGGPPGVQHQPSGLAAALAGAKLRKVNRDESSPPGSSGKSDSNRSSGGSGGGGEGLMQEMNALLARRRKASEKPDEDDSGGRGSGQQNSTDAVKRPWERSNSAEKSSLVSRVRPIGSTSEADTEFDRMKQEILDEVVRELHKVKDEIINAIRQEIGRISTS
- the evla gene encoding enah/Vasp-like a isoform X2 — encoded protein: MYSLDDFGEQSICQARASVMVYDDASKKWVPIKPGQQGFSRINIYHNTANNTFRVVGVKLQDQQVVINYSIVKGLKYNQATPTFHQWRDARQVYGLNFASKEEATTFSNAMLFALNVLSSPDSGGPVVQRQNGPSSDENEAQRRMMEQHQMHKERERRTSGSVVSTLQYKVSTPPIHPDTPPEYRHYRASTLPPSYVRVASSSPPTSASMSPSQEKEAGAARDKAQLSSQLSTSLASAFSPVQAGVTTQGRQVRQIPLSPPTAARHLHLQQQQQQQDTMLPPKHGTWSASHLQQMYAQFPQSSSPPVMMAMPVKQGLPPQPVLPVAHPLPPVSTRMKPPPFDPNTVTTPHQYPQHHPHPHSNGQPDDSYSPHSQHLPLTPQYCEAIPLPPLTSQTPPGPPPSHQPQYPSTFHPQQQQQQQHQQQQVYHQQAQPPTTTTTSSSSSSPPSYTAMSDGGSPKKTPSPVPQPTPMTSSTAAPAPMAGPPAPPPPPGPPPPMAVPPPMPPPLPAGGGPPGGPPGVQHQPSGLAAALAGAKLRKVNRDESSPPGSSGKSDSNRSSGGSGGGGEGLMQEMNALLARRRKASEKPDEDDSGGRGSGQQNSTDAVKRPWERSNSAEKSSLVSRVRPIGSTSEADTEFDRMKQEILDEVVRELHKVKDEIINAIRQEIGRISTS